The window CAGTAAAGGCCCTATTATCATGCCGACGCGCGCCATGGATCCGCTACTGCCCATGCCCGTTGCGCGGAGATCAGACGGGAACGACTCGGGCGTGTAGGCGTATATGAGGCCCCAGGCGCCGAGGTTGAAGAAGTTCAGGGCGATGCCGGAGGCCAGTAGCCAGCCGACGTTCGGCGCGGCGGCGAACGCGATGGCCGAGGCGGCGGATCCCAGGAAGAAGAGGAGCAGGCTGGGCCTTCTGCCGATCCTCTCTATGAGGTACGCCGCTGTGAAGTAGCCGGGCAGTTGAGCCAGCGACATGATCAGCGAGTACTCGAACGTGGCGACTAGGCCGAAGCCTCTCTTGGCTATCATGGCGGGGAGCCAGAGGAAGGCGCCGTAGTAGCCGAAGGCCAGAAGGAGCCAGGCCGCCCACAGCAACAGCGTCTGAGATCTGTAGCCGGCCAAGAGCTCCCTCGCCGAGTGCCTCTCGACGCGGCCGAGCTGGACGCCGTAGGTCTGGGCTATGGCGTAGGCCCTCTGCGGATCTCTGAGGTACAGCCACAGCGGGGATTCGGGGACAGCCGACCTGAGGACCAAGGCGTAGAGCGCGGTCAAGGAGAGGAGGGCCAGCGGGATCCTCCAGCCGAGGCGCGGGAAGGCGAAGTAGGCGACGGAGGCCGCCAGAATTGAGCCGAGGGACCAGAAGCTCTCCAGCAAGACCACGTTCCTCCCTCTGTATCTAGTCGGCGAGAGCTCGGACATCAACGAGGCGGCCACGGGGAGCTCCCCGCCGAGCCCGAGGCCCGTGAAGAAGCGTAGCAACGCCAGATCCGACGCGGATCCGGCCAACGCCGTTAAGCCGGTCCCCGCGCTGTAGATGGCCAGCGTCGTCATGAAGACGGGCTTTCTGCCCCAGACGTCGGCCAGCCTACCGAAGAGGAGCGCGCCGAGCAACATGCCCACGTTGTTCGCCAATATGACGAGGCCGGCCTCGCCTTTGCTGAGCCCCAGCTCGCCGGCCGCGGCGACTAAGATATAGGAGAGCAGTAGGACGTCCATGGCGTCGAACATCCAGCCTATGCCGGCCGAGGCCAACAGTCTGACGCATCTCCGGTCCATGTACGGCGTTGTGCGTGCCGGTAGTACATAGTTGTGTGCAACATTTACGCGGGGGAGAGCCGTAGGCCGCCGCCGAGCGCCACGACGCCGCGCATGGGATACATATACTTTCCGCCTCCGAACGCCTATATAGCTTAAATATGGCCTGCTTCTCGATATTATGTCGCTCAGATTCGTAGTGGCCGCGTCGACCGTAGGCACGTTGATAGAGTGGTACGACTTCTTCGCCTACGCCTCCCTCTCCCCCATCATCGCCTCCCTCTTCTTCCCGAAGGGGAACCCCGCCGCCGCTATCATAGGAACCTGGCTCGTCTTCGCCACGGGCTTTGTCGTCAGGCCTATCGGCGCCCTCGTGTTCGGCCACCTAGGCGATAGGATAGGCCGCAAGTCGACGTTCCTCGCCACGTTGATTCTGATGGGCCTATCGACCACCGGCATAGGCCTACTGCCCACGTACGCGCAGGCCGGCCTCGCCGCGACGGCTCTCCTGGCGGCTCTC of the Thermoproteus uzoniensis 768-20 genome contains:
- a CDS encoding MFS transporter — translated: MDRRCVRLLASAGIGWMFDAMDVLLLSYILVAAAGELGLSKGEAGLVILANNVGMLLGALLFGRLADVWGRKPVFMTTLAIYSAGTGLTALAGSASDLALLRFFTGLGLGGELPVAASLMSELSPTRYRGRNVVLLESFWSLGSILAASVAYFAFPRLGWRIPLALLSLTALYALVLRSAVPESPLWLYLRDPQRAYAIAQTYGVQLGRVERHSARELLAGYRSQTLLLWAAWLLLAFGYYGAFLWLPAMIAKRGFGLVATFEYSLIMSLAQLPGYFTAAYLIERIGRRPSLLLFFLGSAASAIAFAAAPNVGWLLASGIALNFFNLGAWGLIYAYTPESFPSDLRATGMGSSGSMARVGMIIGPLLPTYLTFSTALAAYAAAWLAAGASIYLFGKETKTTKIE